The following proteins are encoded in a genomic region of Methylocystis echinoides:
- a CDS encoding DUF2267 domain-containing protein yields the protein MTAPAAEEWISELAQRLGWRNSEKVLESLVATLHALRDSLPAHEAVFLGDHLTLLLRGLYYEGWRMSKYSALKTREAFLERVREGVHRDPGIDAEHVARTVLALLAERVPAAELEDLRAVTPKSLRALWPA from the coding sequence ATGACCGCCCCTGCGGCCGAAGAGTGGATCTCCGAGCTGGCGCAACGTCTCGGGTGGCGCAACAGCGAGAAAGTTTTAGAAAGCCTTGTCGCGACGCTGCACGCGCTGCGTGACAGCCTCCCTGCGCACGAGGCGGTTTTCCTCGGCGACCACCTGACGCTTCTTCTGCGCGGGCTTTACTATGAGGGCTGGCGCATGTCCAAATACAGCGCGCTCAAGACTCGCGAAGCGTTCCTCGAACGCGTCCGCGAAGGCGTGCATCGCGATCCTGGCATTGACGCCGAACACGTAGCTCGCACCGTCCTTGCGCTGCTCGCCGAGCGCGTGCCGGCGGCCGAACTCGAAGATTTGCGCGCTGTGACGCCGAAGTCCTTGCGGGCGCTGTGGCCAGCTTAA
- a CDS encoding ATP-binding protein, translating into MLSALSEWLFDTSGLSPHGYCLLWEPGLIWLYAVSDTIIALAYFSIPLTLVIVGKRRSDLIFRPLLWLFAAFILLCGTTHWLDLFTLWAPLYGLQGLVKAATAIASIATAVALWWALPHFLALPSVEQLRSANAALLASEERLAHAQKMEALGQLTGGIAHDFNNVLQVIVGSLNVIERQIALGRANAIDRPLAAIRKASDTASSLTNRMLAFSRRQTLLPREIDPNKLVAGMEEMLRRTLGPQIDLDLRLDCSHWSVSCDPSQLESVLLNLAINARDAMPQGGVLRIATADLTLTAESSDPDMEPGDYVEFEVTDSGVGMSHDLLGRVFEPFFTTKPTGKGTGLGLSQVYGFVKQSGGHVRIESAPGEGTRARIYLPGRTPLPSPAAQDRPAVEEVHSPCAAHQGKTLIVEDQEEVRSQIVGTLAEMGCNTIEAGDGTAGLKIIESDEPLDLLISDVGLPGLDGLQLADAARARRPDLPILLITGYAGKSAETLQLAPNMELLRKPFTLDELAERVQAMFKGTSHAE; encoded by the coding sequence ATGCTGTCTGCACTGAGCGAGTGGCTCTTTGACACCTCTGGCCTGTCGCCGCATGGATACTGCTTACTGTGGGAACCGGGACTGATCTGGCTCTACGCGGTCTCCGACACCATTATCGCGCTGGCTTATTTCTCCATTCCCCTCACGCTTGTCATCGTGGGAAAGCGCCGCAGCGATCTCATATTTCGGCCGCTGTTATGGCTATTTGCCGCGTTCATCCTGCTGTGCGGCACGACGCATTGGCTCGATCTTTTCACCCTCTGGGCCCCGCTCTACGGCCTGCAGGGGCTCGTCAAAGCGGCGACCGCGATCGCCTCCATCGCGACGGCAGTTGCGTTATGGTGGGCCTTGCCGCACTTTCTCGCGCTTCCTTCGGTGGAGCAATTGCGTTCCGCCAACGCCGCCCTTCTTGCGAGCGAGGAGCGGCTGGCCCATGCGCAAAAAATGGAAGCGCTCGGCCAGCTGACTGGCGGCATCGCGCACGACTTCAATAATGTGCTTCAAGTCATCGTCGGCTCCCTTAATGTCATCGAGCGCCAGATTGCGCTTGGGCGCGCGAACGCGATAGACCGCCCCCTGGCGGCGATACGGAAAGCGTCTGACACCGCCTCCAGTCTCACCAACCGCATGCTGGCCTTCTCGCGTCGACAGACGTTGTTGCCGCGGGAGATCGACCCGAACAAGCTTGTGGCAGGCATGGAGGAGATGCTGCGCCGAACGCTGGGGCCGCAAATCGATCTGGATCTGCGCTTGGACTGCAGCCACTGGAGCGTAAGCTGCGATCCATCCCAACTCGAGAGCGTCTTGTTGAATCTCGCAATCAACGCTCGGGACGCCATGCCGCAAGGCGGCGTGCTCCGGATCGCGACGGCCGATCTGACGTTAACGGCCGAGTCTTCCGATCCCGATATGGAGCCAGGAGACTATGTTGAGTTCGAGGTGACGGACAGCGGCGTGGGCATGAGTCATGATCTGCTCGGCCGTGTTTTCGAGCCGTTCTTTACAACAAAGCCCACGGGCAAGGGGACGGGTTTGGGTCTGTCGCAGGTTTACGGCTTCGTCAAACAATCTGGCGGGCATGTGCGCATCGAAAGCGCTCCTGGCGAAGGGACCAGAGCGCGAATTTACTTGCCGGGGCGCACGCCGCTTCCATCCCCGGCCGCCCAAGACCGGCCGGCCGTGGAAGAAGTCCATTCTCCTTGCGCGGCGCATCAAGGTAAAACCCTGATCGTTGAGGATCAGGAGGAGGTGCGCTCTCAAATCGTCGGCACGCTCGCTGAAATGGGTTGCAATACAATCGAAGCCGGCGATGGGACGGCAGGATTGAAAATAATAGAGTCAGATGAGCCATTGGACCTTCTGATCAGCGACGTGGGCCTCCCCGGGTTAGACGGACTTCAATTGGCTGACGCCGCCCGAGCTAGGCGCCCTGATCTGCCGATCCTGCTTATTACCGGATATGCGGGCAAATCGGCGGAGACATTGCAGCTGGCCCCGAATATGGAGCTGCTGCGCAAGCCGTTCACGCTCGACGAATTGGCCGAGCGGGTCCAGGCGATGTTTAAAGGGACTTCCCATGCTGAGTGA
- a CDS encoding ISL3 family transposase, translating to MRKKIKLSVGPGIEVEEIELQDGRWVLSARAAGERSCPVCGKPSTSRHDWHHRRLQDLPVQGTPLVLDLRLGRWRCLNERCGRKTFVERLPSVAAPMARRTVRVAEIVRLFGYAAGGLPSERLLARLAMPVSDNAILRQLKRHVRERADTAPLRVLAIDDWSWRKGFTYGTIVVDLERRTVADVMETRSAKETADWLARRPEIEIVRRDRCGLYAQGIRQGAPQARQVADRFHLLRNLREAIERQMTAVSCFGGRSRLPPAPGDRQLVVRRRNRDSREQMFKHAKALHASGKSFVAIAAEIGIGRSTIAKWIEADSLPDRRRVTLKPSSPLYFQEFLARRWAEGDKIGRRLFYDVRNRGYTGGVHPV from the coding sequence ATGCGAAAGAAAATCAAACTGTCCGTTGGTCCCGGAATCGAAGTCGAAGAGATCGAGTTGCAGGACGGCCGCTGGGTCCTTTCGGCGCGTGCCGCTGGCGAGCGGTCGTGCCCGGTCTGTGGCAAGCCTTCGACATCTCGGCATGACTGGCATCATCGGCGTCTGCAGGACCTTCCTGTTCAGGGAACGCCGCTCGTGCTCGACCTGCGTCTGGGACGCTGGCGATGCCTAAATGAACGGTGCGGCCGCAAGACCTTCGTGGAACGCCTGCCTTCGGTCGCGGCTCCCATGGCGCGCCGCACCGTCCGGGTCGCAGAGATCGTTCGGCTGTTCGGATACGCTGCAGGCGGTCTGCCGAGCGAAAGATTGCTGGCGCGGCTCGCCATGCCGGTCAGCGACAACGCCATCCTGCGTCAACTGAAACGCCATGTTCGTGAGCGCGCGGACACGGCTCCTCTACGGGTCCTGGCGATCGACGACTGGAGCTGGCGCAAGGGCTTTACCTATGGGACGATCGTGGTTGATCTGGAGCGCCGAACCGTCGCCGATGTCATGGAGACCCGCTCGGCCAAGGAGACCGCCGATTGGCTCGCGCGGCGGCCAGAGATCGAGATCGTGCGCCGTGACCGCTGCGGACTTTACGCCCAGGGCATCCGGCAGGGTGCTCCGCAGGCGCGCCAGGTCGCCGACCGGTTTCATCTGCTGCGGAACCTGCGCGAGGCCATCGAGCGGCAGATGACGGCGGTCAGTTGTTTCGGCGGTCGCTCCCGACTTCCGCCTGCCCCAGGCGACCGTCAATTGGTGGTGCGGAGAAGAAATCGTGACTCGAGGGAGCAAATGTTCAAGCACGCGAAGGCCCTCCACGCCTCAGGCAAGAGCTTTGTCGCGATCGCCGCCGAGATCGGGATCGGCCGCAGCACGATCGCCAAGTGGATCGAGGCAGATTCTCTGCCGGATCGTCGCCGAGTGACGCTGAAGCCGAGTTCGCCACTATATTTCCAGGAGTTTCTTGCCCGCCGATGGGCAGAGGGCGACAAGATCGGCCGGCGACTATTTTATGACGTACGAAATCGGGGCTACACCGGTGGAGTGCACCCCGTTTGA
- a CDS encoding complex I NDUFA9 subunit family protein: MATTEDRSIAVFGGTGFLGRRVVSHLRKAGFPVRIASRHPDRSHRQFDFADPRLCPVEANIHDERSIAKVVAGAYGVVNAVSLYVEHGRETFHSVHVEAARRLADHASRARVERLVHVSGIGSDTRSHSLYIRKRGEGELAVRAAFADAILIRPAVMFGPDDSFLTTILQLLRRLPIYPMFGRGLTKLQQAYVEDVAEAIARAFHRTDLNATTFELGGPHIYTYKEMLKVIAHEARLKPMLIPIPFAAWRTLARFAEMLPSPPVTRNQVELMQVNNVSSPEMPGFEDLGISPRSVEEILREILQCH, from the coding sequence ATGGCGACCACAGAGGACCGCTCCATCGCCGTATTCGGCGGAACCGGGTTTCTCGGTCGCCGAGTGGTTTCGCATCTCCGTAAGGCTGGGTTTCCTGTGCGGATTGCATCGAGACATCCGGATCGCAGCCATCGGCAGTTTGATTTTGCTGATCCGCGACTCTGCCCGGTCGAGGCAAATATTCACGATGAGCGGTCAATCGCCAAAGTAGTTGCCGGCGCTTACGGTGTCGTGAATGCGGTCAGTCTATACGTTGAGCATGGCCGTGAGACCTTTCATTCCGTCCACGTTGAGGCGGCTCGACGATTAGCAGATCACGCGAGCCGAGCCAGAGTGGAGCGACTCGTCCACGTTTCAGGAATCGGCTCTGACACCCGCTCGCATTCGCTCTATATCCGTAAGCGTGGCGAAGGCGAGTTGGCGGTTCGGGCCGCGTTCGCAGATGCAATTCTCATTCGCCCGGCGGTGATGTTCGGACCGGACGACTCCTTCCTCACCACCATCCTCCAACTCCTCCGCCGGCTTCCAATCTATCCCATGTTCGGGCGCGGTCTCACGAAACTGCAGCAGGCCTATGTGGAGGACGTGGCGGAAGCAATTGCCAGGGCATTCCATCGCACAGACTTAAATGCGACCACCTTCGAGCTTGGCGGTCCTCACATCTACACCTACAAGGAAATGCTCAAAGTTATTGCACACGAAGCCAGGCTTAAGCCCATGTTAATTCCGATCCCTTTTGCCGCTTGGCGCACGCTGGCTCGGTTCGCGGAAATGCTCCCGAGCCCGCCCGTCACTCGCAATCAAGTCGAACTGATGCAGGTCAATAACGTGTCGTCGCCAGAGATGCCCGGCTTTGAAGATCTCGGAATTTCCCCGCGCTCGGTCGAGGAAATACTCCGTGAGATATTGCAATGTCACTAA
- a CDS encoding potassium channel family protein: MAKAETNGAPATPRFLASPLRNLIAGVIILLGVSIAAAMAYVANGWELSDAIYMVVITVFSIGYREIGPVDTPALRAITIPSDLFEAQRGQRGSRRLPLSLERRVG, encoded by the coding sequence ATGGCTAAGGCAGAAACGAACGGGGCCCCCGCGACTCCGCGGTTCCTTGCCTCGCCGCTCCGCAATCTGATTGCTGGGGTGATCATTCTGCTCGGTGTCTCCATAGCGGCCGCCATGGCGTACGTTGCAAACGGCTGGGAACTCAGCGACGCTATCTATATGGTTGTGATCACGGTCTTTTCGATTGGCTACCGTGAGATTGGCCCGGTAGATACCCCGGCTCTGCGCGCCATAACGATTCCTTCTGATCTCTTCGAGGCGCAGCGCGGGCAAAGGGGTTCCCGTCGCCTGCCACTGAGCCTCGAGCGCAGGGTCGGTTGA
- a CDS encoding GTPase family protein, translating to MGAAAFALRIDIARSAMVEAQAEAEKASPPSPEWGAREEEAWKLVQQIARETQPFSFTEAEPIRVALERAVDAVATHFHPGAPHARLRITLPEGLLLAERLLRDLRVAIITHVPGARSIRLSDAAWAKETFDRYGEATRRVYSFADVILRLVRSVGNPKGGFLAEANRLLIGQVGGFLSMRLRAELTLLLIHEIGRAAIDAHSGRLRLADDELSTAARVESEAAEEDLVGPVRILLLGQVNAGKSSLLNAMAEQVHRAVGPTPMRSDVEELALKFEGRPEVVLIDTPGVGNEPAASKTLRDKVETADLIIWVASATQPARSLDVEALRKIRAIFKDRTDLHMPPVLCAMTHIDELTPAFEWVPPYDLIRADRPKAISIREAIEHVGDLLDIPCERIVPVYVRDIGGAYNIDLLWNLIASRLDEARAVKIRRLQSVAAGFSVPAVLSQMAAGGRWLAKAIRQTRS from the coding sequence ATGGGCGCCGCCGCTTTCGCTCTGAGGATAGACATCGCGCGCAGTGCAATGGTCGAGGCGCAAGCTGAGGCGGAGAAAGCCTCGCCGCCTTCGCCAGAATGGGGGGCGCGGGAAGAGGAGGCGTGGAAACTCGTCCAGCAGATTGCCAGAGAAACGCAACCTTTTTCCTTCACCGAGGCGGAGCCAATTCGGGTCGCCCTTGAGCGCGCCGTGGACGCGGTCGCCACACATTTCCACCCCGGAGCACCGCATGCGCGACTGCGGATCACTCTTCCCGAAGGCTTGTTGCTGGCCGAACGGCTTTTACGCGACCTGCGAGTCGCGATTATCACGCATGTGCCCGGAGCAAGGTCGATTCGCTTGAGCGACGCAGCTTGGGCGAAGGAGACTTTCGACCGATACGGGGAAGCTACGAGGCGGGTTTATTCGTTTGCGGATGTCATCCTTCGTCTCGTTCGATCGGTCGGAAATCCCAAAGGAGGCTTCCTCGCGGAAGCGAATAGGCTGCTTATCGGCCAGGTTGGCGGATTTCTGTCCATGCGCCTTCGAGCGGAGCTTACGCTACTGTTGATCCACGAAATTGGGAGGGCGGCGATCGACGCACATTCAGGACGATTGCGTCTTGCCGACGATGAACTTAGCACTGCCGCTCGGGTGGAGAGCGAAGCCGCCGAGGAGGATTTGGTCGGACCCGTCCGCATCCTTCTCCTCGGGCAAGTGAACGCCGGCAAATCCAGCCTATTGAACGCAATGGCCGAACAGGTCCATCGCGCTGTCGGACCAACTCCGATGCGCTCTGATGTGGAGGAATTGGCGCTCAAGTTCGAGGGGCGGCCGGAAGTCGTTCTTATCGACACGCCCGGCGTTGGCAATGAACCCGCGGCATCGAAAACCCTCCGCGACAAGGTCGAAACGGCGGATCTCATTATCTGGGTCGCCTCGGCGACCCAACCGGCCCGATCGCTGGACGTCGAGGCGTTACGAAAAATCAGAGCGATATTTAAGGACAGGACGGATCTGCATATGCCCCCTGTCCTCTGCGCGATGACGCATATAGACGAATTGACCCCGGCTTTCGAATGGGTTCCCCCTTATGACCTCATTCGGGCGGATCGTCCAAAAGCCATTTCGATACGGGAGGCGATCGAGCACGTCGGTGATCTCCTCGATATTCCCTGCGAGCGAATTGTCCCCGTTTATGTGCGCGACATTGGAGGAGCATACAATATCGATCTCTTGTGGAATTTGATCGCGTCCAGGCTGGACGAGGCGCGCGCTGTCAAGATCCGCCGGCTCCAGAGCGTGGCGGCCGGCTTTTCCGTGCCGGCTGTCCTGTCGCAGATGGCCGCAGGGGGACGATGGCTCGCCAAGGCGATCAGGCAAACGCGTTCCTGA
- a CDS encoding IS5 family transposase (programmed frameshift) produces MWTKENRARYDRSKLRYPSDLTDAEWGFVGPLIPPARRGGGKRRVNMREVINGLMYVLSTGCQWRAIPKDFPPKSTVYGYFDLWTYDGTLERIHHVLYVMCREAEGREASPTAAVIDSQSVKSAEKGGAISIPMAMNAGKKVKGKKRHILVDTLGLLLHAVVHSADIQDRDGGILVLSTLFGKFPFLQKLFADGGYRGPQFREALKKALPGLVTEIVKRSDAAKGFEVLPRRWVVERTLSWLGRCRRLAKDWENLNRKALAFLRLASIRLMLRRLCNQS; encoded by the exons ATGTGGACGAAGGAAAATCGCGCTCGTTATGATCGTAGCAAATTGCGTTATCCCAGCGATCTGACGGACGCGGAATGGGGATTTGTCGGACCTCTGATCCCGCCTGCAAGGCGCGGCGGCGGCAAGCGCAGGGTGAACATGCGCGAGGTGATCAACGGTCTGATGTATGTCCTATCGACAGGCTGTCAGTGGCGTGCGATTCCAAAGGACTTCCCACCCAAAAGCACGGTTTATGGCTATTTCGATCTTTGGACATATGACGGGACGTTAGAACGCATCCACCACGTGCTTTATGTTATGTGCAGGGAAGCGGAAGGGCGCGAGGCCAGTCCGACTGCCGCCGTCATCGACAGCCAGAGCGTGAAAAGCGCTGAAAAAGGGGGAGCCATATCGATCCCCATGGCTATGA ACGCGGGCAAGAAGGTCAAAGGCAAGAAGCGACATATTCTTGTCGACACTTTAGGCCTGCTGCTTCACGCCGTCGTTCATAGCGCGGACATTCAAGATCGCGATGGCGGCATTCTCGTCTTGAGCACGTTGTTCGGGAAATTTCCATTTCTTCAAAAACTGTTCGCCGATGGCGGCTACCGGGGTCCCCAATTTCGCGAGGCGCTGAAGAAAGCCTTGCCGGGTCTTGTGACAGAAATCGTCAAGCGTTCCGATGCGGCCAAAGGCTTCGAGGTCTTGCCCAGGCGTTGGGTTGTTGAGCGAACTTTATCCTGGCTGGGCCGCTGTCGCCGATTGGCCAAGGATTGGGAAAATCTTAATCGGAAGGCGCTCGCTTTCTTGCGCCTCGCCTCCATTCGCCTCATGCTCAGAAGGCTCTGTAATCAGTCATGA
- a CDS encoding YcjF family protein, which yields MIGKGFSPCTACSRIYDWPSEAPVLRFLDTRGLGEPGYDPAADMAFAESQAHFLLVTMKVEDPNQQEVIAALKKVRLRHPEWPTLVAQTGLHALYPRDVTHPTEYPYAGTDADYGIAGLSSDLSSALRHQRRQFEGLKGPPPIFVPIDFTRPEDGYAPSAFGLEALKDALEKAGVSVLREAEQAYADSLHDDIAGKAHPLILGYAAATGASGAFPIPIVGVGGLVAFIGLMLRSLADRYQLAWNRARLSEFAAALGVSALLGIGVRYGFRELVKLVPIAGAFAGGALNAVAASALVYAIGRAACVYLGEVRKGEAISTEDIQRAFKRALDDAFDRSRAKPGTSTPAKSPF from the coding sequence TTGATCGGCAAGGGTTTCAGCCCGTGCACGGCCTGCTCTCGAATTTATGATTGGCCTTCGGAGGCGCCGGTCCTCCGCTTTCTGGACACGAGAGGCCTTGGCGAGCCTGGCTACGATCCCGCCGCCGATATGGCCTTTGCCGAGAGCCAGGCTCATTTCCTGCTCGTGACCATGAAAGTCGAAGATCCTAATCAGCAAGAAGTCATCGCGGCCCTTAAGAAAGTGAGGCTCAGGCATCCGGAATGGCCGACCCTCGTCGCCCAGACAGGCTTGCACGCTTTATACCCGCGGGACGTGACGCACCCGACCGAATACCCTTATGCCGGGACGGACGCCGATTATGGGATCGCCGGCCTGTCTTCGGATCTCTCAAGCGCCCTCCGGCATCAGCGCCGGCAATTCGAGGGCTTGAAAGGTCCCCCGCCGATATTCGTCCCGATCGATTTCACCCGGCCGGAGGACGGCTACGCGCCCTCGGCTTTTGGTCTCGAAGCATTGAAAGACGCGCTCGAAAAGGCGGGCGTCAGCGTCTTGCGGGAGGCCGAACAAGCCTACGCCGACTCCTTGCACGACGATATTGCAGGAAAGGCTCATCCGTTAATTCTCGGCTATGCCGCCGCGACCGGCGCCTCCGGCGCTTTTCCTATTCCAATTGTCGGCGTGGGAGGTCTCGTCGCGTTCATTGGCCTGATGCTGCGCTCCTTGGCTGACCGCTACCAACTCGCTTGGAACAGAGCCCGCCTTTCCGAATTTGCGGCCGCGCTCGGCGTGAGCGCCCTGCTCGGGATCGGGGTTCGCTATGGATTTCGTGAACTCGTCAAGCTGGTTCCAATCGCAGGCGCGTTCGCCGGCGGTGCCTTGAACGCGGTCGCCGCGTCCGCCCTTGTGTACGCGATAGGCCGAGCGGCCTGCGTCTATCTTGGAGAGGTGCGTAAAGGCGAGGCCATCTCCACGGAGGATATCCAGCGCGCTTTCAAACGCGCGCTGGACGACGCGTTCGATCGGTCTCGCGCCAAGCCGGGGACGTCGACCCCGGCGAAGAGCCCGTTCTAA
- a CDS encoding Tn3 family transposase, translated as MKKHEILSPQARAALFCPPNDSAAIVRYYTLSPDDLALIRRRRRDANRLGFAVHLAYQRFPGRVLGIDETPPGDVLSFIARQLGVEPGIFNEYAHREETRWEHFGEIQSHLCVRPFGRGDYRSVAEIATTEAIGTDRGDIIVAAMIENLRTRGILLPATTVLERIGLAARARARKQAHKNLVEGLERRTIAELEALIAVSDGRGRTSLAWLRDWPEAPAQKNLVGIVERLQFVRRLGVGPDREQRIHRARYRAIAKETAILSAQHLCRFDTPRRLATLVVFAREMEAILTDAALVMFDKMLGGVFRRADRAYRENVVHRATALDASARALLHMAKAMLAAKESGEDQVAAVERALGWERLKVLVAETEIVVTNTREDNLTEVVERYPTVRRMIPILLNAFVFRSWKPNDALLDALDLLRGLYAARSKQLPQRPPTAFLKSTWRKLVGKGLSFDRRAYEVAVMMTLRDSLRSGDIWVEGSRAFRAFGDFLLPPEAFVMRRQEGELGLAVPDRFENWRAERTALLEARLNEIDTLASAGKLVEAAITAEGLSISPIRRAENEEVDDVARRLYGMLPRLRITELLAEVNGWTGFAERFGHLRTGAPPDESNGLMTALLAEATNLGLARMARSSKIFSHSKLLWIAEWHVRDETYQSALACLTEAIHAQPFTRVWGDGGTSSSDGQFFRAGGHGEASADYNAKYGSEPGVKFYTHISDRYAPFHTKVIAANASEAAHILDGLLHHECSLDIREHYTDTAGAVDHVFGLCHLTGFRFAPRIRDLADRRLYVSEARATYPSLDPMVGGLIDFRLIGENWDETLRLAASIKAGTVAPSILMRRLAAYPKQNALAKTLREIGRLERTLFTLDWISDPALRRRTNAGLNKGEARNALARAVFFHRLGEIRDRTLENQRYRASGLNLVVSAVILWNTVYLSHAVAELRSSGERVRDDLLAHIAPLGWEHITFNGDYVWPTEPLQNAFRPLRNPRAGLLDAA; from the coding sequence ATGAAAAAACATGAAATCCTCTCGCCGCAGGCCCGCGCTGCGCTGTTCTGTCCGCCCAATGATTCCGCGGCGATTGTCCGGTACTATACGCTTTCGCCCGACGATCTGGCGCTGATCCGCCGACGGCGGCGTGACGCCAATCGGCTCGGTTTTGCGGTGCATCTCGCCTACCAGCGGTTTCCGGGTCGAGTGCTCGGCATTGACGAAACTCCGCCGGGGGATGTTCTCTCATTCATTGCCCGTCAACTCGGCGTCGAGCCCGGGATTTTCAACGAATACGCCCATCGAGAGGAAACCCGCTGGGAGCATTTCGGCGAAATACAATCGCATTTGTGCGTTCGCCCGTTCGGCCGCGGCGATTATCGGTCTGTCGCTGAGATTGCGACGACCGAAGCGATCGGCACGGATCGCGGCGACATCATCGTTGCCGCGATGATCGAAAATCTCCGAACTCGTGGCATTTTGTTGCCTGCGACGACAGTTTTGGAACGTATCGGCTTGGCTGCTCGCGCTCGCGCCAGAAAGCAGGCCCACAAGAATCTCGTCGAGGGATTAGAGCGGCGGACGATCGCGGAATTGGAGGCGTTGATCGCGGTCAGCGACGGCAGAGGTCGCACGTCGCTCGCCTGGTTGCGTGATTGGCCTGAAGCGCCGGCCCAGAAGAACCTGGTTGGAATCGTGGAGCGTCTCCAATTTGTTCGAAGACTGGGTGTCGGACCAGATCGGGAGCAACGGATTCATCGTGCGCGTTATAGGGCAATCGCCAAGGAAACGGCTATTCTCAGCGCCCAGCATCTTTGCCGGTTCGATACGCCCCGCCGACTTGCAACTCTGGTCGTCTTCGCCCGGGAGATGGAAGCGATCCTAACGGACGCGGCGCTCGTCATGTTCGACAAGATGCTCGGCGGCGTGTTCCGCCGCGCCGATCGCGCCTACAGAGAAAATGTCGTCCATCGAGCGACAGCTCTCGATGCTTCGGCCCGCGCGCTTCTCCACATGGCGAAAGCCATGTTGGCGGCGAAGGAGTCTGGAGAGGATCAAGTCGCGGCTGTCGAACGTGCGCTTGGTTGGGAGCGCTTGAAAGTGCTTGTCGCAGAAACCGAAATTGTCGTCACGAACACGCGCGAAGATAATCTGACCGAAGTCGTCGAAAGATATCCAACGGTGCGCCGGATGATTCCGATCCTCCTCAATGCATTTGTATTCCGCTCATGGAAGCCAAACGACGCGTTGCTGGACGCGCTCGATTTGTTACGAGGACTTTATGCAGCGCGGTCAAAACAACTCCCGCAACGCCCGCCGACGGCGTTTCTGAAATCGACATGGCGCAAGCTCGTTGGAAAGGGCTTGTCTTTTGATCGCCGGGCCTATGAGGTCGCGGTCATGATGACGCTACGGGACAGCTTACGGTCCGGAGATATCTGGGTCGAAGGCAGCCGCGCGTTCCGCGCCTTCGGTGATTTTCTTCTGCCGCCGGAGGCCTTTGTGATGCGGCGACAGGAAGGCGAATTGGGTCTTGCTGTCCCGGATCGCTTCGAGAACTGGCGCGCCGAGCGAACGGCATTGCTGGAAGCGCGGCTCAATGAGATCGATACGCTTGCCTCGGCGGGCAAGCTTGTCGAAGCGGCGATCACCGCAGAGGGTTTATCGATCAGCCCCATTCGCAGAGCCGAGAATGAGGAAGTAGACGATGTTGCGCGTAGGCTCTATGGCATGTTGCCTCGGCTGCGCATCACCGAGCTTCTCGCCGAAGTCAATGGTTGGACGGGCTTCGCCGAGCGCTTCGGTCATCTTCGCACCGGTGCGCCACCGGACGAAAGCAATGGGCTGATGACGGCATTGCTCGCCGAGGCCACCAACCTCGGCCTCGCCAGAATGGCTCGTAGCTCCAAGATATTCAGCCATTCCAAATTACTCTGGATCGCGGAATGGCATGTTCGCGACGAAACTTATCAGTCTGCGCTTGCATGCCTGACGGAAGCGATACACGCACAGCCGTTCACAAGGGTCTGGGGTGATGGCGGCACGTCATCGTCTGACGGACAGTTTTTCAGGGCCGGCGGTCATGGCGAAGCCAGCGCCGATTATAACGCCAAATATGGCTCGGAGCCGGGGGTAAAGTTCTACACGCATATCTCCGATCGCTATGCGCCGTTTCACACCAAGGTCATCGCGGCCAACGCCAGCGAAGCCGCGCATATTCTTGACGGTCTGCTTCATCACGAATGCTCGTTGGACATCCGTGAGCACTATACCGACACAGCCGGCGCCGTCGATCACGTGTTCGGTCTCTGTCATCTCACGGGATTTAGATTCGCGCCCCGCATTCGTGATCTTGCCGATCGCCGCCTGTATGTCTCCGAGGCGCGCGCGACCTATCCGTCTCTCGATCCGATGGTGGGCGGCTTGATCGACTTCCGCTTGATCGGTGAAAACTGGGACGAAACGCTGCGTCTCGCTGCGTCGATCAAAGCTGGCACCGTAGCTCCGTCGATCCTGATGCGCCGGCTCGCAGCTTACCCCAAACAGAATGCGCTGGCCAAGACGCTTCGGGAAATAGGACGGCTCGAACGCACCCTCTTCACCCTCGACTGGATCAGCGACCCTGCTCTGAGGCGGCGGACGAATGCTGGCCTCAACAAGGGAGAGGCGCGCAACGCCCTCGCCAGGGCGGTGTTCTTTCATCGCCTTGGCGAAATCCGCGACCGGACCCTCGAAAATCAACGCTACCGGGCCTCTGGCCTCAATCTCGTCGTCTCCGCCGTTATCCTTTGGAATACCGTCTATCTCAGCCACGCCGTTGCTGAACTGCGTTCCAGCGGAGAACGGGTCCGTGACGATCTGCTTGCCCATATCGCGCCGCTCGGCTGGGAGCATATCACCTTCAACGGCGACTATGTTTGGCCGACCGAGCCGTTACAAAACGCCTTCCGACCCCTACGAAACCCGCGCGCAGGGCTCCTCGACGCGGCTTAG